gagcaccaggctacaagatgcactttGGGAATACTGGACAACATACAAGACACCTATAGGGATGAGCCCCatccgcttagtttatggaaaagcctgtcacctcCCAGTCGAGATAGAGAACAAGGCATTATGGGCGGTAAGAGAAATCAACATCGAATTTGAGAGGGCCAGAGCAGAAAGGAAGATGAAACTACAAGAATTAGAAAACCTTCTCCTTGAAGCGTATGATAACTCCAGGCTATACAAAGGAAAGATGAAGGCTGTGCATGACAAGCACATTAAATGGAGAGAGTTTAAACCAGGGGAATCAGTTCTCCTCTACAACTCCAGACTAAGGCTCATGTCAGGCAAgctgagatcaagatgggaaggtcccTATAGAGTAGAGAAGGCAGAGCCACACGGAGTCTTTCACCTAAGTCATCCTTCAAGCTCCaaatttataaaagtaaatggACATCGCCTTAAGCCGTATCATGGTGAGCAGATGAAGAAAAGCAAGGAGCTGGAGATCTTCCTCGTAGAGGATCCACCCACAGCGGAAGACTAAGCTAGtggaccgtccaacttaaggatgttaaagaattttttttgaaagcaaACATaatatatcaatgcacatggaatattattttttctggtCTTACACGAGTAGGcacccaaattcccaatattttatcAAAGTAAAAACATAACACATTCCTTTactaacccatgttcccactttttcccacacttagttgatacacaatctctatcttaagctaaccaaagattcaattggggtatttaattgtttttcc
This portion of the Arachis duranensis cultivar V14167 chromosome 6, aradu.V14167.gnm2.J7QH, whole genome shotgun sequence genome encodes:
- the LOC107493732 gene encoding uncharacterized protein LOC107493732 encodes the protein MSPIRLVYGKACHLPVEIENKALWAVREINIEFERARAERKMKLQELENLLLEAYDNSRLYKGKMKAVHDKHIKWREFKPGESVLLYNSRLRLMSGKLRSRWEGPYRVEKAEPHGVFHLSHPSSSKFIKVNGHRLKPYHGEQMKKSKELEIFLVEDPPTAED